A window of Exiguobacterium sp. Helios genomic DNA:
TGATACATGACGAAGCAACAGCACGTCATAATCACTCAGCGTGAAGTTCGAGCTAGGACCCGTAGTACTGAAGGCAACTGGTTTTTGTTTTAACGCTTCATGGGCACGAATACTTCCGCCCTCTAGATTCGCGCCAAAGTGAATGTATTTCGCTGAAGAGGATTGAAGGACTCGGAGTGTCGAATCGTATTTCTTTGGTTCAATTTCCATGGAAAAGAGTGTCCGTTCTTTGTGGTTCGGCAAATATTCGACGCCTTTTAACAGATAGTTTTTGTTCAGCTTACCTTTTAAGTGATAAGCAGCGATATCTTGATCATTGATTTCCGCAAAAACTTTTTCACCGGCTTTTAAATTAATGGAAGATACGGTCAATGTGTCACTTGTTGGTGATGTGCAGCCACTCAATAAGAAGGTAGCCGTCAGTAAAAAGACGCTGTATGTTTTCATGATCAGATCCTCATCTCGTAAGTAGTTATTGGTAATATTCACCAACGGATGAAAATAGACCTTCTTTTGAAGGATGATTTCAATGGAGAACGGGAAAAGACCGACAGCAGGTATTTTCAGGAGGGATAAAGATGGATGATTTTTTTGGAGAAGGTCTTGAGACCAATGAGCAGAAACGAAAACGAAAACTGGAGGAAGTGTTTGACCAATCGTTTGAGTCGGAACGTCGCGACTTTAACCAGTCACTCGAACAGGAAGTGACCGTTGCGCTGATCGGGGACGTCAACGCGGGCAAGTCCTCGACATTGAATGCGATCCTTGGTCGGGAAGTCGCGACCGTCGGAGCAAAGCCGGGGGAGACGACACGCATTGATCAAATTCGGCAACATCCGGAAGACAAGGTCGTCTTCGTCGATACGCCGGGACTGAACGATGCAAACAGCCTGAACTCGGACACGACGTGGAAGTTTTATCAAAGTGCCGATGTTATTCTTTATTTCTTAAACGCCGCCGGGACCGTCTTATCGGAAACGGAGACCAAAAACTTCAAGAAGATTTATGCCCATAATAAAAATATCGTCATCGTCGTCACGAAAATCGATGCGACGAACGACCTCGCGACGATCCTGTCGCATATCGAGTCGAAGTTACCGGGACCAAAAGTCGTTCCGGTCTCAGCGATGGACGGGACGAACATTGACCGTCTGCGTCGTGAGGTGCTCGACATCCTAAAAAAGTTCAACAAGGATAATCTGTTTGTTCGCGAGATCGATCCGGCGTTGCGGGGGAAAATCGCGAACAACTGGATTGTCGGAGCCGGAACGGCCGCCGGGGCAATTGGAGCGGTACCATTTCCGGGAGCTGACATCATTCCGTTGACATCGATTCAAATCGGACTGATGCTGAAACTGTCGAATTTGTACGAACGGAATCTGTCGAAGGAAAGTGCGAAGGAGTTGCTGGTCGTGACGATTGTCGGGAACTCCGGCAAAACAGCGTTCCGCCAACTGGCGAAGATGGTTCCGGGATACGGAGCGGTCATCGGAGCCGGTGTCGCTTCAACGGCAACACTCGCACTCGGATACGGGACGAAATATGCTTATGAGAACAAATTGGAACTGACACCGGAAAGTCTGATGGGCTTTCTTAAGAAATTCCGCAAGAAGCCGGACGGAGCAAAATGACGGACAGATTATGAAGTCCCTGCTATGCTGTAAGACAAACATAAGGAGGGACACGTCATGTCTACATTGCTTGAAGAAATAAAAGCGTATCAAGAACAGTTTCGACAAAAGGCACCGCAGGAAAAACAACGGTTGATGGCACAAGCGACAAACGAGTTAGCCGCATCAGACGGCGCCAAAGGATTGACCGTCGGAGACGAAGCACCCCGTTTTACGTTACCGAACGCATCTGGTCAATCCGTGTCTCTTGAAAAACTGTTGCAGGACGGTCCCGTCATCGTGACGTTTTATCGCGGCGGCTGGTGCCCGTATTGTAATTTGGAGCTCCGGGCTTACCAACGGGAATTAGAAAAAATTGAGGCAAAAGGAGCGACGCTTGTGGCGATCAGTCCGGAAACACCGGAGCACTCGCTCTCGACGCAGGAAAAAAACGACCTGGCATTTCAGGTGTTGAGTGATGTCGATAACGTCGTCGCCCGTCAGTTCGATTTGGTGTTCGATATGCCCGATTATTTAATTGACGTGTACAAAGCATCCGGACTCGATGTTGCCGGACATAACGGCAATGAAGACTGGCAGTTGCCGAAACCGGCGACGTTCATCATTCAGCCGTCCGGACAGATTACTTTTGCGGACGTCCCGGACGATTATACAAAACGGACGGATCCTTTGTCTGTCATCAGTCTTCTGTAACATCAGATGTTTTAATACGCAACCAGTCACGAAAAGTCGGTTCAAGATCATGGAGGCGTTTTGTGGTCGAGAATTGATGCGCGGCATAGCGCAACA
This region includes:
- a CDS encoding YcjF family protein; the protein is MDDFFGEGLETNEQKRKRKLEEVFDQSFESERRDFNQSLEQEVTVALIGDVNAGKSSTLNAILGREVATVGAKPGETTRIDQIRQHPEDKVVFVDTPGLNDANSLNSDTTWKFYQSADVILYFLNAAGTVLSETETKNFKKIYAHNKNIVIVVTKIDATNDLATILSHIESKLPGPKVVPVSAMDGTNIDRLRREVLDILKKFNKDNLFVREIDPALRGKIANNWIVGAGTAAGAIGAVPFPGADIIPLTSIQIGLMLKLSNLYERNLSKESAKELLVVTIVGNSGKTAFRQLAKMVPGYGAVIGAGVASTATLALGYGTKYAYENKLELTPESLMGFLKKFRKKPDGAK
- a CDS encoding peroxiredoxin-like family protein, coding for MSTLLEEIKAYQEQFRQKAPQEKQRLMAQATNELAASDGAKGLTVGDEAPRFTLPNASGQSVSLEKLLQDGPVIVTFYRGGWCPYCNLELRAYQRELEKIEAKGATLVAISPETPEHSLSTQEKNDLAFQVLSDVDNVVARQFDLVFDMPDYLIDVYKASGLDVAGHNGNEDWQLPKPATFIIQPSGQITFADVPDDYTKRTDPLSVISLL